One Rosa chinensis cultivar Old Blush chromosome 5, RchiOBHm-V2, whole genome shotgun sequence genomic region harbors:
- the LOC121049398 gene encoding polcalcin Phl p 7-like, whose amino-acid sequence MADDADAKAGCERIFKRFDYNGDAKVSLTEFADALQALGTSSPEEVRQRMDEIDMDHDGFISLEELFAFQRANPDLMKEVVKKLSP is encoded by the coding sequence ATGGCGGATGATGCCGATGCTAAGGCTGGATGTGAGCGTATATTTAAACGCTTTGATTACAATGGTGATGCCAAAGTCTCACTGACCGAGTTCGCGGATGCACTTCAAGCACTCGGCACTTCTTCGCCGGAGGAAGTGCGTCAACGAATGGACGAGATCGATATGGATCATGATGGGTTCATTTCACTGGAGGAGCTCTTCGCCTTCCAACGTGCCAACCCTGATTTAATGAAGGAAGTCGTCAAGAAACTTTCACCGTAA
- the LOC112166396 gene encoding transcription factor JUNGBRUNNEN 1: protein MIRRHQEEEAKQKMEVQKMMMRDSINNTKDDADYLPGYRFHPTDEELVRFYLRRKVENKPIRLELIKLIDIYKYDPWDLPKASGLVGEKEWYFFCRRGKKYRNSIRPNRVTKSGFWKATGIDKPVYSVEGEFHTCIGLKKSLVYYRGSAGKGTKTDWMMHEFRLPATNASTGANSNINDITQEAEVWTLCRILKRTNSSRKYETNWQKTTSKQSAADSSSKTCSSESDGSFGAPAAQKNDQLERISTPNFNNDHLCEGNNHISAGQLTLKDEVVDPMVNSSYINFWNLNEYEMLRSDNPNWDELSPMIDCVLNPSPLYRSV, encoded by the exons ATGATCAGAAGGCACCAAGAGGAAGAAGCTAAACAGAAAATGGAAGtgcagaagatgatgatgagggATTCGATTAACAACACCAAGGATGATGCAGACTATCTTCCGGGGTATCGCTTTCATCCCACTGATGAAGAACTTGTGAGGTTTTACCTGAGGAGGAAGGTGGAGAACAAACCTATTCGTCTTGAGCTCATCAAACTTATTGACATCTACAAATATGATCCCTGGGATCTTCCAA AAGCTAGTGGTTTAGTTGGGGAGAAGGAGTGGTACTTCTTTTGCAGAAGGGGAAAGAAATACAGAAATAGCATAAGACCTAATAGGGTCACAAAATCTGGGTTTTGGAAAGCAACCGGCATTGACAAACCTGTGTATTCGGTTGAAGGAGAATTTCACACTTGCATTGGCTTAAAGAAATCCCTAGTATACTATAGAGGAAGTGCTGGAAAGGGTACCAAAACAGATTGGATGATGCACGAATTTCGTCTTCCAGCTACTAATGCAAGCACTGGTGCTAATTCTAATATCAATGACATTACTCAAGAAGCT GAAGTTTGGACCCTATGCAGAATTTTGAAACGAACCAATTCTTCTAGAAAGTATGAAACAAATTGGCAGAAGACAACTTCCAAGCAAAGTGCAGCTGATTCAAGTTCGAAAACATGCAGTTCTGAGTCGGATGGAAGTTTTGGTGCTCCGGCTGCTCAGAAGAATGATCAACTTGAAAGGATCAGCACTCCTAATTTTAACAATGATCATCTGTGCGAAGGGAACAATCATATCTCAGCAGGCCAGCTGACCTTAAAAGATGAAGTAGTTGATCCAATGGTGAACAGCTCATACATAAACTTCTGGAATCTAAATGAATATGAGATGTTAAGATCAGATAATCCCAACTGGGATGAGCTGAGTCCAATGATCGACTGCGTTCTAAATCCCTCCCCGCTATATCGATCGGTTTAG